CCGGGCCTCACCAGCTCGAAGGCTCAGGTAGCCCAGGAGGCTTGGGGGCTCACGGCGCTCAGCCGGGGTGGGCGCCGGGGCCAGGAGGAGTGCGGGGCCCAGTGGCTCATAGGCCAGCAGGCCCAGGTCAGGAGGCTGAGGGGCCCGGGCAGGCCCGGAACCAGGCCCCGGGGCACGCAGTGGGCCCAGCTTGCTGGCATGCACCTTCATGTGGTTCttaaggaaccagggctccttgaagCAGCGGCCACACACAGGACACGCATGATCGAAGGAGGCCTTGTGCTTGCGCATGTGGCCCTTGAGAAACCAGGACTGTGTAAAGCTCTGGCCACACACTTGACACCGGAACTCCGGAGGCGCAGGGGGCTCCTCGGGAGCGGCAGGAGCGGGGGCAGGGGTTGCCTCACGTTCAGGCTCCGCCTCCGGCTCGGGCACCGATCTGGGTTCAGGCTGGGGTGGAGGCTGAGACTGGGGTGCCGCCGAAGTGGCCGCCAGGGGGCGCTCAGGAGCTCCGTGGGCCGTCAGGCTGTGGtgcagcagctcctcctcctggctGGAGCCGAAACTGCACAGGCCGCATTTCCAGGGCCTGTGCAGGATGTGCAGGTGGCGTTCGCGTTCCGCCGCGGTGCGAAACTTGCCTTTGCAGAAGGGGCAACGGAAGGCGGACGACgaaggagcctggggccgcgCCAGGCTCTCAGTGGCAGAGGTGGCATGCACGCCCCCTGAGCTTCGGGCTCTCCCGAGTCGGGCCTCGCGCAGTAGCGCGCGCTCCTCCAACTCCAGCAACAGGCGCGCGGCGGGGCTACGCGGGCGCTCGGGCTGATGCGTGCGCAGGTGCGAGCGCAGCAGGGCCCGCTGGGCTGCGCGGTGGCCGCAGTGCGGGCACTGGAAGGCCTGGGCGCCCGGGTGCGCCCGCAGGTGCAAAGCCAGGATGGAGTTGAAGCGGAAACGCTTCCCGCATACAGGGCAGGGAAAGCGCCGTTCGCCTGTGCGACTCTCAGACCAGCCCACTGCTCCCATGCCTGGAGACCCGGCGCTCACGCCTGGCCCGTTGGAGTAGCGCTGCAGATCCAGTTCGCCGTCGAAGGCCGGCGGCGACGGCGCTAAGTGGCCGCCCGGAGCACGGGGACGTGAGCCCTGTGGAGAAACACGTGAGGAGAGCaaaggatggagaagggagagctgTGGTGGAAGCAAGGGCAGAGGGCCGGAAGAACCCCAGGGAGGGTGAGTTGGGGCCTGAACCAAGAACACTGGATGCCCATCCCACTCACCTCGGGGAAGTTGGGGGATGAATGGGAATTGAGCTGTTGGGACCACAGAGATAACTTCTAATAACgggggtcagagagagagaggtgaggggagggagtACAGTTGTAGATACTTGCAGGTTCAGGCCAGAGCTTCACTCACCTCCATGGACCCCCTTCACATTctttggttctggggagtgcagggaagaggaagaggaaaagctgCTAGTGAAGGCAACAGGTGCTGCAGAGCTAAAGCAAGAGAGACAGATTTGGAGGAAAACATGAGCCCTAATTTTCAGCAGTGGAAAGAGTCACCCCCAACCCCAGACTCTTAGCACCTTGTATTCCTGAAACCTATCCCTTCTCCTTCCTTGCATCCTGAGACAGGAGGGGGCTACTGTCTTCAAAACGTGTACTCCTTGATTTGCCAAGCCCACAAGGCTCCCTGATAATCCAGAGTTCTTCCCCCAAATTATTCGTTTGAAATGCCTGGTCCAGAACAACCACCACGGCGCCCACCCCCACCAACTCCCCCACCCCTCGGGGTGGGGGAGACCATCATAGTATACCCCTCTCTCATTTAGGTTGCGATGTATAGTTTGATGAGCAAATGGGGTGGGCTTGCCATGCTCCCCAGTTGTCCAAGTGAGACCAGTTGCTCTCAGACCCCTAACTGATCAGCCAGCCAAACATCATTCCAGGCTCCACTGTCCTTCCTTCTGCCCTTACcctgtctttctgtctttccccctcattctccctccctctgcctggattcCTGATCCATTCATTTCCATTCATTACAGAGACTCATTCATGCATGGGAGAGAAACACCTCCCAGCAGCAGAGAGtctggagacagacagagggGGAGGGGCATGAAGGGGGAGAGAGCCAGAGGGAGAGGGAATGAAGAGAGAGTTGGGGGAGGAGTGGAAGTTCAGGGGCgctgctggcctggggaaggGGTTAAAAACTGCAAATACCAGATAGGATTCATCCCCATGTTTCAAACCTTGGAGCCTGCAGTTTGATGGGGCATCTCAGCCCCTTTGTCCAGGGCTGTTCCGAAGCAGgctttcctcctctctgcaggGGAGAGGCTCCCTCACACAAGAGGAGGATTACACTGGCTCTGAGCTCAAGAGGCTGGAGTGAGGGacggggggcggggctgggccaTCTGCACAGATAGGGGCTCAGCACATGCTCTGGGCAGGAAAGGGTTAAAATTCTCCAGGCTAAAATTCCCTGGGCCTGGGATATGCAGAGCTCCAGttctgaggaaggagaagagcactgagaggaagaggatgggggggggggggtcgacTCTCCTGATGCTAAGCTGCAGAGGAGGTTAGCATTAGGACTTAGACGCAACCCCAGAATTAAGATTCATGGAAATAGGCCTAGGAGAATGACCAGAAGTCGTCCAGTCGACCTTCCTGCTTACATATAGAATTGTATCCATTCAAGGCTAGATGAACATGGGCCTAACCTATTTTTTTGCCTGAGatagaaagaatatttgagaTGTAAAGAACTTCCTTACAATAGGCATTGTGAAACTGAAATGGGTTACTGAGAAAGTAAAGCATTACTTTGCTTACGGATCTTTAATAGAAGAGAATTGGGCCAGGAGTCAGCCCTGCTTATCAGCAAAGAGAAAAGGCTCTGGAGGTCCAAGCCTTCTTTAATGTTTGACATTTAGTGGATGTGATAAGACTCCATGAAGGAGCAGGTACCTGTTACATGTGGAATCTGGGTTATGGGAATTTTATTAACAGGAGGTTAATTAACAAAGTGTCCTTGTCCTAGGGTCACTAAACATCCTCCACCACCACTTttaacatttgtatttctgtagctCCAAATTAGGGCATCCACTCTCATCTTCTAGATCTCCAAATAAACCCCTTTGCTGGGCCCAAGAACCTAGCCAGGCTCTCTGAGTAGTGTCATGAAAGGTGAATTTGAGTAGGACTGAGAGGCGCAAGGCTACTGGGGCCCAGTCTGACCACTGATAGCCCTTCAACCTTCAGTAAATCACTTAACCTcccagtttactcatctgtaaaataaaggggTTGGACTAATTTATATTGATGGTGGCTTCCAGCTCAAAAGTTTTGTGGTTCTGAGTGAGAGGACTCTCTGGACCCCAGAGAAACGTGAAAACAAATGGTCATCCCTTCAGTACCATGGAGAGTGCAGTGGGCTACCAGAGGAGCCACTTTGGCCACCTCAGTACCATAGGCAGAGCTATGAAGTGCTAGAGGGGCCACGTTTGCCATTTTAGCACCACAGATAAGGCACTGAGAGAAGctggaggatttttaaaaattcctatctGGGAATcatagaacaaaaaaaaaaacaacagtggTACCACAGGGATTATTTTAGCCTTTTGGATGTCACTGAAAATAGATAGATGTAATAGAAAATAGATGTAACTAGAAGAATTTTAATTAGCTGTAAGGAGTGTCCTGACAGTTACAGTTTGTACATCCTGGAATGAGTTACTGAGGCACCGTATTTGGGTCCATCACATTCTGTTGCTCTCCTGGGGATTCCCGGAACATCCTGGTGTACAGCCAATCTGGTATATTCAGAGGAAGCagatggtggggga
This is a stretch of genomic DNA from Equus caballus isolate H_3958 breed thoroughbred chromosome 1, TB-T2T, whole genome shotgun sequence. It encodes these proteins:
- the ZNF219 gene encoding zinc finger protein 219, coding for MEGSRPRAPGGHLAPSPPAFDGELDLQRYSNGPGVSAGSPGMGAVGWSESRTGERRFPCPVCGKRFRFNSILALHLRAHPGAQAFQCPHCGHRAAQRALLRSHLRTHQPERPRSPAARLLLELEERALLREARLGRARSSGGVHATSATESLARPQAPSSSAFRCPFCKGKFRTAAERERHLHILHRPWKCGLCSFGSSQEEELLHHSLTAHGAPERPLAATSAAPQSQPPPQPEPRSVPEPEAEPEREATPAPAPAAPEEPPAPPEFRCQVCGQSFTQSWFLKGHMRKHKASFDHACPVCGRCFKEPWFLKNHMKVHASKLGPLRAPGPGSGPARAPQPPDLGLLAYEPLGPALLLAPAPTPAERREPPSLLGYLSLRAGEARPNGEGAEPGAGRSFGGFRPLPSALPARARRHRAEEPDEEEEVVEAEEESWARSRALGPLASLHPRPGEGPHSAPAAGAQARSTATQEENGLLVGGTRPEGNRGATGKDCPFCGKSFRSAHHLKVHLRVHTGERPYKCPHCDYAGTQSGSLKYHLQRHHREQRSGAGPGPPPEPPPPSQRGSAQQPGAKPAPQPATWVEGAASPRPPSSGAAPGSRRKPASPGRTLRNGRGGEAEPLDLSLRAGPGGEAGPGGALHRCLFCPFATGAPELMALHLQVHHSRRARGRRPPQANASPPYARGPSGETPPSPSQEGEESPGLSRSGEAGLGGQER